In Suncus etruscus isolate mSunEtr1 chromosome 9, mSunEtr1.pri.cur, whole genome shotgun sequence, the genomic window CAGCCTGCGGGCTCTGATGGCCAGCACATGGCCTACTTCCTGGGCCCAGAGCAGGGATGGTAAGGGGGGCTCGCTAGCCATGGTGGGGTGTGCGGGAGAGCGGGCACCGAGTTCCGACCTCCCGCTCCTGGCTGCTCTGCCAGCCGGCCGCCACCCCTGGCCATGGGCTGGTGCAGCTGATGGTTCCTGGAAAGAGATGAGAGATGGGGAAAGAAATGGCTGCTTTCCTTGGGGAGGTGGGGACACAGCACGGGGCTCGTTGGACTGGCTTTGCGGAACCAGAGATAACAAGAGACAACCAGGTCTTTGTTCCATGGGGGCCTCTTCCCCAAACTCTTGCACTTCCCGGGCCAGTGGTATCTCTTCCCCTTTACTCCACTGTTCTCTATTCACCCCCTCTCCACAGGTGCCACCACCCAGGTCACCCAGACATTGATTCATTCCAAGTGACACTTAAAGAGGTCCAGCATCTTCAAATTCTCATGGGGTATTGGGTCTGGATTGACTGACAGTCCAGTGGGAAgggacattgccttgcatgggttcaatcccgggtACTCCATAAGGTCCCAGAgcccccaccaagaatgatccctgaggggccggagagatagcatggaagtagggagttagtcttgcatgcaggacagtggtttgaatcccagcatcccatttggtcccccgagcctgccaggagcgatttctgagcatagatccctgagtagagagctaGGAGTGTcagtcctaagcaccatcagatgtggcaccccccaaaaaaaagagagaaaaaaaaatcctttggccagagcgatagcacagtaggtggggcatttgcctcatatgtggctgaccagggtttgacatctggcatcccctgagcacagtaaggagtcatttttttttgtttttgggtcacacccggcagtgctcaggggttcctccaggttctacgctcagaaattgctcctggcaggctcaggggaccacgtgggatgctggaatttgaaccaccgaccttctgcatgcaaggcgaaggccttacctccatgttatctctccagccccaggaatcatttttgagcacagaatcaggagtaacccaagtaacaggtgtggcctaaaataccctatatatatatatatatggaaatatataatatacccaatatatatccaatatatgatatatatacccAAATATATACCATagccaatatataatatatacccaATATATAATATACCCAATATATATCCAATATATAATATACccaatatatatatggatatatatccaTACAGGGGGCTTTGACACACACTCGATGGTGAGTGCTTTAACACACTTACACACAtgacacaatacacacacacacacaccacgatGATGCTGCGGGATCGTTGCGGGGAAGAGACAGTCCCAAGACAGCCCAAGCCAAGCCAAGTCACACTGGGGAGTTTTCCTCCGTCTCGAGCTCCGCCGGCTCCCCTCTCCGGGCCCGCTGGTCCGGCGGGGCAGTCAACCAACGGCCGTCGCCCACCTCCCGCTCCCGCCTACCCGCAGCGCCAGCACCTGGGAACGAGCCCGCGGGGCCGCCGCAGCTCCGCGGACTCACCAGCCTAGCGCGCTGCCCCGGCAACGGGGAGAAGGAACTTCCGCCAGCTGGGGCCACGCCCCCGCGCGCCGCCTTTATACCCGAGGGGGCGTGGCCTGGTAGAGGGCGTGATCAGTTAGGGTGTGTTGGGCGTGGCCCGAGTCGTCGGGGCGTGGCCTAGGCGAGAGGTCCCGCCCCCTTGCGCTCCTGCACTCGACTCAAGAAGgtcggttggttggttggttggttatctGCTGGGTTACCCAGCAAGACCCAAGGGGAGAGGCGCTTTGGGCTAGGCCCAGCGCATGTTATTAGTCATCAGTGTCCCCCGCAGCCCCTCAATCCGTCCTCCCGGGTGGGGTTCACGGCCTTTCACCCACACTTTCACCCTGGTGTCTGAAATAGGGAACTCAACAAATTTGTATGTTCTCAGCTATTTTAGGACCTGCAAGGCCTCCTAGGTAGAGTGCTATGCCCAAGAAAGGTGGGGACCTATGTAGTGCCCCAGGGGGCATTGACTCTGAGATCCTTGGCAAGAGGCTTGGCAAGAGGGACAGCAGCTcagctccactttttttttggtttttgggtcacacccggaggtgctcaggggttacttctggctctgggctcagaaaccactcctagtagactcgggggggaccatatgggaggatgctgggattcgaaccaccgtccatcctggatcggctgtgtacaaggcaaatgccctgccgctgtgctatctcttcggcccctcagcTCCACTTTTGGTCCCTAACTTCCAGGATGCATAACGGAGGTCCTCACAGCCACAAAACTCTCTTGGGGTTCTCCCCCTCAAAAGTGTGTCagctaaattattttgtttatatgcaTCCCGAATCAGATCCCCCAAAGGCAAAGGATGCTGTGTAGGGGCACAACTTTGCCTTCCCCATAGTACCGAGTACCAAGCCAGCACACACATGCACCGGATGGAGGTCATCGTCCTGTCTCTTCCCAGCCTGTCCCCCTACCTACCTACCTCTTTGCTGGGTACCTTGGTCTGCTCTCCGTGGACCTCCTTTCCCCTGGCTTCTCTTCTTGGGGCTGCTGCCATTTCTCCCTCGCTGGCCCCTGGAGGTCCCAGTTAAGCGTCACTTGTGGCTAGGACATGAAGAAGCGAATACCTGTGGCTTGTCACATTTTCCTGGGAATGAGGACTCGGAGGGTCCCTGGAAGAGAAGCGCAGATTGAGGTGCTTAGTGCTGTGTCACAgtacagggaggagggagaaggagggggcCTAGTGCCCAGCTGATGTCAGATTTTCAAATGAGCAGGGTCCCCTCGGGCAGCCAGTCCAGACTCCACTGCAGGGGCTGTCATAGGTCCAGACCACCCCACTGGAAGAGGGGGAGGATGTCCCTGCCTAGACCCTCCAGTTCCTTGCAATTCCTTCAGCCAGGAATGGAAAGCTCTGGGTCCGAGCCTGCTTGCACTGGGGGGATGAAGCAGGGAGTGAGATCATTACAGCAGGACTGTGTGTGGGGGCTGCGGGTACCAGCAATTCTCCCCCACTAGCCTGGCAGTTGGTATGCTCCAGCATCTGAGCATTTCCTTCTAGCATCCTTCATCCTTCAGGTACCAGGCGTCTGGGTACTGCTTGAGCGGCAGAAACTGGCACCACCCCAGAGAGACCCCAGCCCTGAGCGTCCCCAGGGTCTTTCTTACTTAGAAGTTTCTAGAGCTTTGTCAATCTCTCAGCTGCAAGTCCCTGCAAGGTGGGGCACCCTTGCCTCAGGGACCAAAGGTTTTGGTGCAACCACTGACCAGATCCGGAAGGCAGCTGTCGTGGGGAGCCTCAGGTGAGCTGGCAGCCTGCTATTTTCCTCCCATTGGGCTGCAAAGGGGGCAAAAGGGGGCTCACAGCCCTCTGGGGCAGGTTTGGGTGGAGGTGCTCTGACAGCTCAAGGTGTGATGCACCAAAGAAGGGCTGCAAAGCTTTATGTAGTTGGGCCATATTCTGGGGTCCAGGGCCAGGGAGGAATCGGAGTGTTTAGCTCATCTCATTCTCTGCATTGTTTCAGAAAACATAGATGATCTAAGGCCACTGAAGGGAATAAGGGAGGGAAGACAAGATGGGGGGGCAGGGCTCCATCCTGAGCAcaggatggtggtggtggtggggttcagCTGCAATGGGGCAGGGTCGTCAACAGTGCATGCTCTGCTCAGGTTTTGCTCCAGGATGAAGGGGGAGACCCCGGTGAACAGTACCATGAGTATCGGCCAAGCCCGCAAGATGGTGGAGCAGCTGAAGATTGAAGCCAGCTTGTGTCGGATAAAGGTGGGTGGGGACCCTGCAACCCAGACCTAAGAGATGCTTTTTGTCTGTCCTTCAAGGGGGCGCCAAGGAGCGctgtccacacacacacccccgccCCCCAACTCAGAAGGGTTGAAAGGAAGAGAACAGAGGGCCTTTAAGGGGCCTTAGAGGGGCCTGATCCTTCCAGGGTTAATTCTGGCTAACAACTCCCATTTGGCCCCAGGTGTCCAAGGCTGCAGCCGACCTGATGACTTACTGTGATGCTCACGCCTGCGAGGACCCCCTCATCACCCCTGTGCCCACCTCGGAGAATCCCTTCCGGGAGAAGAAATTCTTCTGTGCCCTGCTCTGAGCTTGTCCTGGCAACTTccctccggggggggggggctcccttAGGTCAGTAACTGCCTCCAGTCCCCAGCCCCTTGCCCACCCCTGGGAGATAGATGGTCGCAAGCACAAGCCCCCAGCCTGGATCCCTAGCCGGGCCTCGAACTCGGGGCGCTGCCTTTGGCCTCCCTCATGGAAGAGTCATCGGATTCTGCCAGCGTCCCTCCCACATCCCTCCATGACCCGCTCTGACCCGGGGGGAGAGGGATGAATGGGCTGGGCCAGGCCGGGCTGGGGTTGCCAACAGGCCAGGCCAGGCTAAGCCAAGCCATTTGAATAAAGTCATCCATCAGTCTCTGAGGTTCACTCCCGTGTTAAGCATTTGGGGGGTGGTGGCAATGGATGCTGTGTGAGGAAATTTGGGGGGCTGGGTGTggctggcaggtttggggaccaggCGGGGTGGCTGAGGGTGCGTCTCCAATGCAGGAATTAAATGACAAAGAGACAAAGGCCGCTGGAAGCGCACGCGTacacacttgcacacacacaaacatatgcaaacacacacatgcacacgtgTGCACCCATGGGCAGTGAAAGGAGGCAAGTGGAGATGAAAGGCAGGGGAAACCAGCGAACAAACCGAACGGTGGATTTGGGACCGCTGCGCTGACAGATCTCAGCATCGCAGGGGAGGAGCTTGAGCTTGCTCGCCTGGCtctggcccggcccggcccaggGGCCGGTTTTCCCCTTCCCTCTAAGATGGCCGCGCCCATGGGCGGGTCCGTTCCAAGATGGCAGCCCCCGTCCCCGCGCGCTCTGCCGTACggagctccccccccccccctttcttgcAGCCAGTGAGTCCAAGTCCTAAAATGGCGGCGTTGGAGTCCGGAATTGTCTGCAACGGTCCTTGCTGGGAtcgtctgttctctctctctcgctctcaaAATGGCTGCCTCTGCTTTGGCCGCTGACTCGGGCTTCCAGCCAAGTCCGGCCCTCCCGTGCCCGCGCCCACAGGCCCAGGCGGGCCTCCAGCGCTGACTTTGCGTGGGTGGGTCTGGGTGGGAATCTCAGGTGTGTGGGGCCAAGTGTTCTGCATGAATGTTTCGGGGTGCAGCCATTGCAGACGCCCCAGATGGTTGCATCCCACGCCCTGTTTCCCACCCAGATGTGGTGCATCCTGTCTGGGGCTGCAATGCCATGCCAGTCCAACCCTACATCTTGCTTAGGCCCAGAATCAAATGGGCGCTTTCTAAAGCTAAGCCTGAGTTACTTTTTTAGGGGAGTAAGGGGTTACACACCCGGCAGCTTTCGTTACtattcgttttgtttttgggtcacacccggtggtgctcacgGTGAGGCAcctgagttacttctggctctgcgctcaggggaccatatgggaggcagatggaacttgggtcggcatgtgtaaggcaaaagttCTACCCGCTCTGGCCCACTATTCGTTCTTTGGAAGAAGATTAACAAAATGGACCAGGACCCAAGTCCCAGAATGACTGCACTTCACACAGTCAAATGCAAGGGCGCTGCTATGTGGAGGGCAGCTAGTTGACAACCTAGATTTCAGAGGCCTCAGAACAAGGGTGACATGTATTAGGAATATGTATGACATACATAGAGCTCCAATTTGCCCCATCCTCACACAGGAAGGGGTGCATGAAAGAGGAAATTCAAGGAATTATGAATTGCCTGCCCAGCTGGGCTGGGTTCCCCACGGGGTATAATCGGGATACTTGGAGTGGTTTTCTAGCCATTGAAGGCCTGAGGGGCCCTCAGTTCTAGAAACTAGTTCTTGTTCTGGTTGCCCTGCTGAAACAAAAGCATGCCCCATCTCTTTTAGTAGCCTGCACATTCCTTTCTGCTGGAAGATGTGttggctttttttattttgttggggagGGGGCAGGAATCAAAACTAGGGTCGTACATATGtaacttctcattttttttttttttttttggtttttgggccacacccggtaacgctcaggggttactcctggctatgtgctcagaagttgctcctggcttgggggaccatatgggacgccgggggatcgaaccgcggtccgtccaaggctagcgcaggcaaggcaggcaccttacttcttgcgccaccgcccagccccgtaACTTCTCAATTTTTCCAAACTCTCCTTAttttccacacccagcagtgcttgggggaaccacgtGGTGCTGGGATAGAAACTGAGGTCCAGAACCACACGCTCAGCCTGTCCATTGAGCTCTTTCCAGCCCTGCACCCAATCTACtttggggtcacccctggctgtgcttgggaaaccacatggggtgccaggaatagaactcaggtcttGTGtccaaggcaagtaagtgctctACTCTCAGTACATCCCAGCCCCacaatttctattctcatatCAATAGGGGTAAAAGAAATTCAGTCCTCATCAGGGAAGGTAGGGGAGTTTAGACATTAGATACTTGGCCTGAATTACAACTGTTACAGTgacaaggtgcttgctttgaatgtgcctgactcaggtttgattgcCAATACCTCTCAGTTtcccaggagcaagccctgagatataaaaaataatatataatacaaatttaaaaaaactaggaGTCTCAGAGTACAATACGCAATTGCCCACCTAGTTTTGATATCTGAGCGCAGCTGGGAGAGTCTCCAAAACTAATTCTATCCACCAAGTGGATAGAATCCACTTGTACTGAAATCAAGGCTATTTTTTTTGGGTACCAGCTCAGTCCCTGGGTTATAATCTGTACAGGGACAGAGAGGAGCTAGACCAGAATCTAGATCTCTGGGAGTATCCTTGCCAGTCCACCGGATGCTGTGAACAGCCACCAGCTGCCCTGTCCCCAAACCATTTATCAGAAGTCACGAGGGCCATTTAAGCAAGTGCTAGTAATGCTTTTGTTACCTCAAGTTACCTGTTCATCTGCATCCTCCAGATTCACTACAATTCTCCATTAGGCCACGACCAGGAAGATAGCCTAGGGGGTTGGAGCACATGCAGCCCAGGATTTAATCTCTGGGAGCAGGTCCAAcactgagccaagagtgacccctaaagATACCGTGTGTGACCCCCTAAACCAAACCAACCACATAAACC contains:
- the GNG3 gene encoding guanine nucleotide-binding protein G(I)/G(S)/G(O) subunit gamma-3 codes for the protein MKGETPVNSTMSIGQARKMVEQLKIEASLCRIKVSKAAADLMTYCDAHACEDPLITPVPTSENPFREKKFFCALL